A DNA window from Paenibacillus andongensis contains the following coding sequences:
- the sufC gene encoding Fe-S cluster assembly ATPase SufC encodes MANSSTFTIDGLKANVEGKEILKGLSLEIKGGEIHAIMGPNGTGKSTLASALMGHPKYEVTEGSVTLDGEDVLEMAVDERARAGLFLAMQYPSEITGVTNADFLRSAMNVRRGEGNEISLIKFIRQMEAKMKQLEMNPEFMHRYLNEGFSGGEKKRNEILQMLLLEPKFVILDEIDSGLDIDALRIVAEGVNAMRSEDRGFLIITHYQRLLNYVKPDFVHVMMQGRIVKSGGPELAERLEAEGYDWIKEELGIVDETVGQDTEEFKVPMNTSGPKY; translated from the coding sequence ATGGCGAATTCATCAACATTTACAATAGACGGTCTAAAAGCGAACGTCGAAGGAAAGGAAATTTTGAAGGGTCTTAGCCTGGAAATCAAAGGCGGAGAAATTCATGCCATCATGGGACCAAACGGTACAGGTAAAAGTACGTTGGCTTCCGCTCTGATGGGGCACCCGAAATATGAAGTAACAGAGGGTTCTGTAACATTAGATGGTGAAGATGTTCTAGAAATGGCTGTTGACGAAAGAGCACGCGCTGGTTTGTTCTTAGCTATGCAGTATCCAAGCGAAATCACGGGCGTAACGAACGCTGACTTCTTGCGCAGCGCAATGAACGTACGTCGCGGTGAAGGCAACGAAATCTCGTTGATCAAATTCATTCGTCAAATGGAAGCGAAGATGAAGCAGCTAGAAATGAACCCAGAGTTCATGCACCGTTACCTGAACGAAGGCTTCTCCGGCGGTGAGAAGAAACGCAACGAAATTCTTCAAATGCTTTTGCTTGAGCCAAAGTTTGTCATTCTAGATGAAATTGACTCCGGTCTGGATATCGATGCATTGCGTATCGTTGCTGAGGGTGTTAATGCTATGCGCAGCGAAGACCGCGGCTTCTTGATCATTACACATTACCAACGTTTGCTGAACTACGTTAAACCTGATTTTGTACATGTTATGATGCAAGGCCGTATCGTAAAATCCGGTGGTCCTGAGCTTGCAGAGCGTCTGGAAGCGGAAGGTTACGATTGGATCAAAGAAGAACTCGGTATCGTGGATGAGACCGTTGGTCAAGACACGGAAGAGTTCAAAGTTCCAATGAACACGTCCGGACCGAAGTACTAA
- a CDS encoding DUF1802 family protein, translated as MGKPKALKEWASAVKALEDGTQIFIMRKGGIVEETKDFQVESADFFLYPTYEHQRKELLKEAYRGVIDESLIGWSAEDTRVTISSFARMVEDIEVSDQEQLNKLYPYHIWTENFTEERLKWKRKNPLHIMLLRVYNLEQPLQIPIEQAYIGCKSWIELEADIPEESSLVPVLSNEEFAAMVAEIKHTLA; from the coding sequence ATGGGGAAACCAAAGGCTCTGAAAGAATGGGCATCGGCTGTTAAAGCACTGGAAGATGGAACGCAAATTTTTATTATGCGCAAGGGAGGAATTGTTGAGGAAACAAAAGATTTTCAAGTGGAATCCGCTGATTTCTTTCTCTATCCAACGTATGAACATCAGAGAAAAGAATTATTGAAGGAAGCTTATCGCGGTGTTATCGATGAATCCCTCATAGGCTGGAGTGCAGAGGATACGCGCGTAACGATTAGCAGCTTTGCACGGATGGTTGAAGATATTGAGGTCAGTGATCAAGAGCAGTTGAATAAACTGTATCCTTATCACATTTGGACGGAAAATTTCACGGAAGAAAGATTGAAGTGGAAACGTAAGAATCCGCTTCATATCATGCTGTTAAGGGTATATAATTTGGAACAACCCTTGCAAATACCGATCGAACAAGCCTATATAGGCTGCAAGTCATGGATTGAGCTTGAGGCTGATATACCGGAAGAGTCTTCTTTGGTTCCAGTTTTGAGTAATGAGGAGTTTGCTGCGATGGTTGCTGAAATAAAGCATACTTTGGCGTAA
- a CDS encoding IS3 family transposase, which translates to MAKKERPRLSEKFEVAEPFIKRGEPVALVLRILGLSESTYYDRKKRATTPLSECSKESRRGRPVPGYSHTFTGEQVCDEQINAWLLELIEGEEHVYGYKLLAQCIRDQYNVRLDKKKSYRLCKELGILQKPRQRIQTHPRRLPKNRVVTGSNQLWQMDIKYGYVIGQERFFYMLSIIDVFDRVVVKQYRGPVCEAKHAVQTLCYAIQSRLNPGEEMPVIRTDNGPQFVSKLFGDMCECLDVVHERIPPRTPNMNAYIESFHSLLERHLFGIRDFMTFEEAYDALDRYMDFYNNRRMHGSLNRKPPKMFSAWVKTLDDTSAFHKAM; encoded by the coding sequence ATTGCTAAAAAAGAAAGACCCCGCTTATCCGAGAAATTCGAAGTAGCAGAACCATTTATTAAGCGGGGTGAACCAGTAGCGTTGGTTCTGCGTATCCTTGGCCTTTCAGAGTCCACCTATTACGATCGTAAGAAGAGAGCTACCACCCCGCTATCTGAATGTTCCAAAGAAAGCCGGAGAGGGCGCCCTGTGCCTGGATACTCACATACGTTTACGGGTGAACAAGTGTGTGACGAACAAATCAACGCGTGGCTGCTTGAGCTCATAGAGGGCGAAGAACATGTCTATGGCTACAAGCTTCTTGCACAATGTATTCGTGACCAATATAACGTGAGGCTGGACAAAAAGAAATCGTATCGCTTATGCAAAGAGTTAGGCATTCTTCAAAAGCCACGCCAGCGCATACAGACACATCCGCGCAGGCTGCCGAAGAACCGAGTAGTAACAGGCTCCAACCAATTATGGCAAATGGATATCAAGTACGGATACGTCATTGGACAGGAGCGATTCTTTTATATGCTCAGCATCATTGATGTGTTTGACCGTGTCGTCGTTAAACAGTACAGAGGTCCGGTATGTGAGGCCAAGCATGCGGTCCAGACGCTTTGTTATGCGATACAGAGCCGGCTAAACCCTGGAGAAGAGATGCCTGTAATCCGTACAGATAACGGCCCGCAATTCGTAAGCAAACTGTTTGGAGATATGTGCGAGTGCCTAGACGTCGTCCATGAACGCATTCCGCCAAGGACGCCGAATATGAATGCTTACATTGAGTCGTTTCACAGTCTACTTGAACGTCACTTGTTCGGCATAAGAGACTTCATGACCTTTGAAGAGGCTTATGATGCACTCGATCGTTACATGGACTTCTACAATAATCGCAGGATGCATGGTAGTTTAAACCGAAAACCTCCGAAGATGTTTTCAGCATGGGTCAAGACGCTGGATGACACTTCTGCCTTTCATAAAGCGATGTAA
- a CDS encoding helix-turn-helix domain-containing protein — protein MGKRLKEEARLKIVKEALAGIKVGVLARMYDIHPETIRLWIRDHRDSIPPEEIPVADEHLQELQRLQDVEQRYEKAVKVLGEKELELEILRELLKKKDPAYPRNSK, from the coding sequence ATGGGGAAAAGGCTGAAAGAAGAAGCACGGCTTAAAATTGTTAAGGAAGCATTGGCTGGTATTAAGGTGGGGGTATTAGCCCGCATGTATGACATCCATCCTGAAACCATCCGTTTGTGGATCAGAGATCACCGTGACTCTATTCCTCCGGAAGAAATCCCAGTGGCTGACGAGCATCTGCAAGAATTGCAGCGTCTACAAGATGTAGAACAACGCTATGAAAAAGCCGTTAAAGTACTTGGCGAGAAAGAGCTAGAGCTTGAGATCCTGCGCGAATTGCTAAAAAAGAAAGACCCCGCTTATCCGAGAAATTCGAAGTAG
- a CDS encoding Dps family protein, giving the protein MVTTSLTQSIQVILNKQIANWGLLYVKLHNFHWYVKGNQFFTLHVKFEELYNEAALHVDELAERLLSIGGQPAATMKAFMELSSLKEASGTETATKMVEAVIEDFTILTQELKAGMQACEEVQDETTSDMLLAIQTSLEKHRWMLQSFLG; this is encoded by the coding sequence ATGGTGACAACGTCCTTAACCCAATCTATCCAAGTTATTCTGAATAAGCAAATTGCAAACTGGGGGTTGCTTTATGTCAAGCTGCACAACTTTCATTGGTATGTGAAGGGCAATCAGTTTTTCACGCTGCATGTTAAATTTGAAGAGCTATATAATGAAGCTGCCCTACACGTGGACGAGCTGGCTGAAAGGTTGCTATCAATTGGTGGTCAGCCGGCGGCTACAATGAAAGCTTTTATGGAATTATCGTCCCTAAAAGAGGCTTCGGGTACAGAAACCGCTACGAAAATGGTCGAAGCTGTTATTGAAGATTTCACGATTCTTACGCAAGAATTAAAAGCTGGCATGCAGGCTTGTGAAGAGGTTCAGGATGAGACGACGTCGGACATGCTTTTAGCCATTCAAACTTCCTTGGAAAAGCATCGCTGGATGCTTCAGTCATTCCTTGGATAA
- the mtnK gene encoding S-methyl-5-thioribose kinase: MSTYHPLSEAQAIEYARQIPNLFQPGSDLTSHEIGDGNLNLVFRISETATGKSIILKQALPYAKVVGESWPLTLDRARIESEALLIEEGLNPDLVPHVYAYDADLALTVMEDLSDHVIMRRGLIERNQYPLFAEHIGRFLANTLFFTSDLGKNQQEKKIQQGRFINPELCKITEDLIFDDPYRDAETNNIEAHIHDAAEQLWADSELHFEVAILRNKFLTSAQALLHGDLHTGSIFIKPDSTKVIDPEFAYYGPMGFDIGAVLANLLLNYAAQEGWSKDSESRASYRAYLLQTVKDVWTHFETNFRALWNEHGVDRVFQTPGYQNYFLANLLQDTVGFAGAKMVRRIVGLAHVADIDKIEDAADRERAQRLALAIGTSSIRTHRQVKSIDELIAIATQESAAERGFAL; the protein is encoded by the coding sequence ATGTCCACTTATCATCCTTTAAGTGAAGCCCAAGCTATTGAATACGCACGTCAAATTCCAAATCTGTTTCAACCTGGCTCAGACTTAACTAGTCATGAAATCGGCGACGGCAACTTAAATCTCGTTTTTCGCATATCGGAAACAGCTACAGGAAAAAGTATTATTTTAAAACAAGCCCTCCCTTATGCCAAAGTTGTCGGCGAATCCTGGCCGTTAACACTCGACCGTGCAAGAATTGAAAGTGAAGCGCTCTTGATTGAAGAAGGCTTGAATCCAGACCTCGTACCTCACGTTTATGCCTATGATGCGGATTTGGCGCTTACCGTAATGGAAGATCTGAGTGACCATGTCATTATGCGCAGAGGGTTAATTGAACGTAACCAGTACCCGCTCTTTGCTGAGCATATCGGTCGTTTTCTAGCAAATACGTTATTTTTCACTTCCGACCTAGGCAAAAATCAACAAGAAAAGAAAATCCAACAGGGTCGATTCATCAACCCCGAGCTTTGCAAAATCACAGAGGATTTGATCTTCGATGATCCGTATCGCGATGCAGAAACGAATAATATTGAAGCTCACATCCACGATGCGGCTGAACAGCTTTGGGCGGACAGCGAACTTCACTTTGAGGTAGCTATCCTTCGCAACAAATTCCTTACGAGTGCACAAGCGCTCCTTCATGGCGATCTGCACACAGGAAGTATCTTTATCAAACCTGATTCCACGAAGGTGATTGATCCTGAATTCGCTTATTATGGGCCGATGGGCTTCGATATTGGTGCTGTACTTGCGAATTTGCTCCTCAATTATGCCGCTCAAGAGGGCTGGAGTAAGGATAGTGAGAGCCGTGCTTCCTATCGCGCTTATTTACTTCAAACCGTGAAGGACGTATGGACCCATTTCGAAACGAATTTCCGCGCTTTATGGAATGAGCATGGTGTAGATCGTGTATTTCAAACACCTGGCTATCAAAACTACTTCCTAGCCAATCTGCTCCAAGACACAGTCGGATTCGCCGGAGCCAAAATGGTTCGCCGCATTGTGGGGCTTGCACATGTGGCTGATATTGATAAAATCGAAGATGCTGCTGATAGAGAGCGTGCACAGCGCTTAGCGTTAGCCATTGGCACATCATCCATTCGTACCCATCGTCAAGTGAAATCCATCGATGAGCTTATTGCCATCGCCACCCAAGAATCTGCTGCAGAAAGAGGATTTGCCCTATGA
- the mtnA gene encoding S-methyl-5-thioribose-1-phosphate isomerase, whose translation MTNTNNKDLEVQNLENQGALQSLRWNGKQLDLLDQRLLPEEIVYLPLETPIEVWEAIRHLKVRGAPAIGIAAAYGVYLGIREVDAPLAGLLAEVQKQADYLATSRPTAVNLFWALDRMRAQAVTLAAAGGSPAAFKEALLGEAQKIQAEDEETNRLIGEHALTLFEDGFGVLTHCNAGGLATAKYGTALAPFYLAKEKGMNIKVFADETRPVLQGARLTAFELQQAGVDVTLICDNMAGAVMSKGWIQAVIVGTDRVAANGDVANKIGTYSVAVLAKAHGIPFYVASPLSTIDLNTPTGGDIPIEERHEDEITQGFGKRTAPLGVKVFNPAFDVTPNEYVTAIITEKGIVQAPYTENLRKLFE comes from the coding sequence ATGACAAACACAAACAATAAAGATTTAGAAGTGCAAAACCTGGAAAACCAAGGTGCTTTGCAATCCTTGCGTTGGAATGGCAAGCAGCTTGATCTGCTCGATCAACGGCTGCTGCCTGAAGAGATCGTATATTTGCCGCTGGAGACACCAATCGAGGTGTGGGAAGCGATCCGGCACTTGAAGGTTCGCGGCGCACCAGCGATAGGAATCGCCGCAGCGTATGGGGTATACCTCGGCATCCGTGAAGTGGATGCTCCGCTCGCCGGGCTTCTGGCGGAAGTCCAGAAGCAAGCAGACTACCTGGCGACATCGCGTCCGACAGCTGTGAACTTGTTCTGGGCGCTCGATCGCATGCGAGCGCAAGCAGTGACTTTGGCAGCTGCGGGCGGAAGCCCGGCTGCCTTCAAGGAAGCTCTCCTGGGCGAAGCGCAGAAGATTCAAGCGGAGGACGAGGAGACGAACCGCCTGATCGGCGAACATGCGCTAACGCTGTTCGAGGATGGATTCGGCGTGCTGACACATTGCAACGCCGGGGGCTTAGCTACTGCCAAGTACGGCACAGCGTTAGCGCCGTTCTACTTGGCTAAGGAAAAAGGCATGAACATCAAAGTGTTCGCGGATGAGACTCGTCCGGTGCTGCAAGGCGCACGGTTGACCGCCTTTGAACTGCAGCAAGCCGGCGTTGACGTAACGCTGATCTGTGACAACATGGCCGGCGCGGTTATGTCGAAGGGCTGGATCCAGGCTGTCATCGTAGGAACAGACCGTGTAGCGGCTAACGGTGACGTTGCCAACAAAATCGGCACCTACAGTGTAGCCGTACTGGCGAAAGCGCACGGCATCCCGTTCTACGTGGCGAGCCCGCTCTCTACGATCGATCTGAATACGCCTACGGGCGGAGACATCCCCATTGAAGAGCGTCATGAGGATGAGATTACACAAGGCTTCGGTAAACGCACAGCTCCTCTTGGGGTGAAAGTGTTTAATCCAGCCTTCGACGTTACACCTAACGAATATGTGACAGCCATTATTACCGAAAAAGGTATCGTACAAGCTCCCTATACGGAAAACCTAAGGAAGCTATTCGAATAA
- a CDS encoding AraC family transcriptional regulator yields the protein MSQPFYFEPMVENPMALDRLELSFRWGSYGLRVLRCHLTSFPAGMIIDFHQHSEYEIHYIPYGKGRVILDGVTHPLQEGMLYVTAPGVSHRQEADEREAMGELCLHVDIVKLDQDEDERGSKPVSEAWGEAWEIAEADACLRQLSELPHVPALDRQEAMKCFLIAYEAWRSNQLGQYTIIKQSIVQMLLRTVGAYKADQQGVNLPARDMKSYRYQLAIQFIEDNFRRPLTLEGVAERLQISSRQLQRIFKEQANISFSEYLEQVRLKHVCSELLQTSLTLDKIAESNGFASSNYLHYVFKKAHGVTPNQYRDQLLNPV from the coding sequence ATGAGCCAGCCATTTTACTTTGAACCCATGGTCGAGAATCCAATGGCATTGGATCGCTTGGAGTTAAGCTTCAGGTGGGGTTCTTACGGACTTCGAGTATTGCGCTGTCATCTGACTTCCTTTCCTGCAGGTATGATCATAGATTTCCATCAACATTCCGAGTATGAAATTCATTACATCCCCTATGGCAAAGGCAGAGTCATTCTGGACGGTGTTACGCATCCCCTTCAAGAAGGCATGCTTTATGTAACGGCACCAGGCGTCAGTCATCGCCAAGAAGCCGATGAGCGGGAAGCGATGGGCGAACTTTGTCTGCATGTGGATATCGTAAAGCTGGATCAAGATGAAGATGAGCGAGGTTCTAAACCCGTCTCTGAAGCATGGGGAGAAGCTTGGGAGATTGCTGAGGCAGATGCATGCTTAAGGCAGCTGAGCGAGCTTCCTCATGTCCCTGCTTTAGACCGACAGGAAGCCATGAAGTGCTTTCTTATAGCTTATGAAGCTTGGCGAAGCAATCAGCTAGGGCAGTACACGATCATTAAGCAATCCATTGTGCAAATGTTGTTAAGGACAGTGGGGGCCTATAAGGCGGACCAGCAGGGGGTGAATCTGCCTGCGCGTGATATGAAGAGCTATCGTTATCAGCTTGCTATTCAATTTATTGAAGATAACTTCCGTCGTCCACTGACGCTTGAAGGAGTAGCTGAACGCTTACAGATCAGTTCAAGGCAGCTTCAGCGCATCTTCAAGGAGCAGGCGAACATCTCGTTCAGCGAATACTTGGAACAGGTACGTTTGAAACATGTATGCAGTGAACTGCTTCAAACCTCTTTGACCCTTGACAAAATTGCGGAAAGCAATGGTTTTGCCTCTAGTAATTATTTGCACTATGTCTTCAAGAAAGCGCATGGTGTCACGCCGAATCAATATCGGGATCAACTATTGAATCCTGTATAA
- a CDS encoding Gfo/Idh/MocA family protein, which yields MIRVAMLSFWHVHANDYAKQVEGHPDTQIVAVWDELPERGQAEAAKRGVSFYSDLAELLANKEIDAVVVDTPTNLHRDVMIAAAKAGKHIFTEKVIAPTLHEVNEILNAVNEAGVTLTVSLPRLNPTYTLAIQEIIQKELLGQITLVRTRLSHNGGISTNENPNGWLPEHFYNAEQCGGGALIDLGCHPMYLTRLLLGLPEAVSASYGYVTGREVEDNAVATLQYANGALGIVEAGFVNAASPFVIEVHGTDGSVLYSDHDGRVLLRTNKLADASKQWVAYENGPAAKPTAFDQWVAHIQNGTKAAQNIELAVDLTKLMEASNRSVAAKQQVRLDSLHQ from the coding sequence ATGATTAGAGTAGCGATGTTAAGTTTTTGGCACGTGCATGCAAATGACTATGCAAAACAGGTAGAGGGACATCCAGATACCCAGATCGTTGCGGTTTGGGATGAGCTTCCAGAACGTGGGCAAGCCGAAGCTGCGAAGCGCGGAGTAAGCTTTTACTCAGATCTAGCAGAGTTATTAGCAAATAAGGAAATTGATGCTGTTGTTGTGGATACACCGACCAACCTACACCGAGACGTAATGATCGCTGCTGCGAAGGCAGGTAAACATATTTTCACAGAAAAAGTTATTGCACCAACCTTGCATGAAGTGAATGAGATTCTGAATGCGGTTAATGAAGCAGGTGTGACATTGACAGTTTCATTGCCTCGTTTGAATCCAACGTATACATTAGCGATTCAAGAAATTATCCAGAAAGAATTATTAGGTCAGATTACACTCGTTCGTACACGCTTATCTCACAATGGCGGCATTTCTACGAATGAAAATCCAAACGGATGGCTGCCAGAGCATTTCTACAATGCAGAGCAATGTGGCGGAGGCGCCCTAATTGATCTCGGTTGTCACCCTATGTATTTAACTCGTTTATTGTTGGGGCTGCCTGAAGCTGTAAGCGCTTCTTACGGCTATGTAACAGGCAGGGAAGTTGAAGATAATGCCGTAGCAACTCTCCAGTATGCAAATGGTGCACTAGGCATCGTGGAAGCTGGTTTTGTGAACGCAGCTTCACCGTTTGTGATTGAGGTTCACGGTACGGATGGCAGTGTGCTCTATTCCGACCATGATGGAAGAGTCTTGCTTCGTACGAATAAACTTGCTGATGCAAGCAAACAATGGGTGGCATATGAGAACGGTCCAGCAGCGAAGCCAACTGCGTTCGATCAATGGGTAGCTCATATTCAGAATGGGACAAAAGCGGCCCAAAATATTGAGCTTGCTGTGGATCTAACGAAGCTGATGGAGGCTTCTAATCGTTCCGTTGCAGCCAAGCAGCAAGTGCGACTTGATTCACTACATCAGTAA
- a CDS encoding homocysteine synthase — protein sequence MSDSERQYLPETLAIHAGQQVDPTTNSRAVPIYQTTSYVFNDTEHAANLFALKEFGNIYTRIMNPTTDVFEKRIAALEGAPAALAVASGQAAITFSILNIAEVGDEIVSASSLYGGTYNLFSNTLPKLGIKVKFVDPSNPENFRGAITDKTKAIYAESIGNPKGDILDIEAVAAIAHENGIPLIIDNTFPSPYLLRPIEHGADIVIHSATKFIGGHGTTIGGVIVDSGKFDWAASGKFPGLTKPDPSYNGVVYTEAVGPIAYIIKARVQLLRDLGASLSPNSAFLLLQGLETLHLRLERHSFNALKVAEYLESHESVEWVSYAGLESHPSYKLAQKYLPKGQGAILSFGIKGGIAAGKKLIHNVKLFSHLANVGDSKSLIIHPASTTHAQLNEQEQVSAGVSPGLIRLSVGTEAIEDIIYDLEQAIASSQG from the coding sequence ATGTCAGATTCAGAACGCCAGTACTTACCGGAAACGCTAGCCATTCATGCAGGTCAACAGGTTGATCCAACGACTAATTCAAGGGCTGTACCGATTTATCAAACGACGTCTTATGTATTTAACGATACGGAGCATGCTGCAAATTTATTTGCGCTCAAAGAATTTGGCAATATTTATACGCGAATTATGAACCCTACGACCGATGTATTTGAAAAACGGATTGCCGCGTTGGAAGGTGCCCCAGCCGCTCTCGCTGTTGCATCCGGTCAGGCTGCCATTACCTTCTCAATTCTGAACATTGCCGAGGTTGGAGATGAAATCGTTTCAGCTTCTTCCTTGTACGGCGGTACATACAATTTATTTTCAAATACATTGCCTAAACTAGGCATTAAAGTGAAATTCGTTGATCCGAGCAATCCGGAAAATTTCCGAGGTGCGATTACGGACAAGACCAAAGCCATTTATGCGGAATCGATCGGTAATCCTAAGGGGGATATTCTCGATATTGAGGCTGTAGCAGCTATAGCACATGAAAATGGCATTCCTTTGATCATTGATAATACATTCCCGAGTCCTTACCTGCTTAGACCGATTGAGCATGGGGCCGATATCGTTATTCACTCCGCAACCAAGTTCATTGGTGGACACGGAACTACGATTGGCGGTGTTATTGTAGATAGTGGTAAATTTGATTGGGCTGCTAGCGGTAAATTTCCTGGTTTGACGAAGCCTGATCCAAGTTATAACGGTGTCGTTTACACTGAAGCTGTCGGTCCAATTGCCTACATCATTAAAGCACGGGTTCAACTGCTTCGAGATTTAGGCGCTTCGTTATCTCCTAACAGTGCGTTCCTTTTATTGCAAGGTCTTGAGACGCTGCATTTGCGTTTGGAACGCCACAGTTTCAATGCGCTTAAGGTTGCTGAATATTTAGAGTCACATGAGTCGGTAGAGTGGGTGAGTTATGCGGGCTTAGAAAGTCATCCTTCCTACAAACTTGCCCAGAAGTATTTGCCGAAAGGTCAAGGCGCTATTTTGAGTTTTGGTATCAAAGGCGGTATTGCAGCAGGTAAGAAGCTGATACATAACGTTAAATTATTCTCGCATTTAGCGAATGTCGGAGATTCCAAATCATTGATTATTCATCCGGCAAGCACGACGCATGCACAATTGAATGAGCAGGAACAAGTATCTGCGGGTGTGTCTCCAGGACTTATTCGATTGTCCGTTGGTACGGAAGCGATCGAAGATATTATCTACGATTTGGAACAAGCGATTGCATCAAGTCAAGGCTAG
- a CDS encoding ABC transporter ATP-binding protein: protein MIHCENLVKIYKTADIEVVALQGLDLHIEEGELMAIIGNSGSGKSTLLNMLGGLDRPSAGNLHVDGKDLLKFKESDLVKYKRETVGFVWQNNARNLIPYLTALENVELPILLQGRRKRHRALDLLEAVGLTHRRKNKLNELSGGEQQRVAIAIALANQPRLLLADEPTGSVDTKMANQILDLFRELNRSFGLTVVIVTHDPLLAKKVDRVVAIRDGKTSSEILRRKSYQEELLELEQGIVAADNDSHVEYAVVDKAGRLQIPANFLESIGASSTNKVRVAMEDGRIVLLPPE from the coding sequence ATGATTCACTGTGAAAATCTAGTTAAAATTTATAAAACGGCTGACATTGAAGTCGTCGCTTTACAAGGGCTTGATCTCCACATTGAGGAGGGAGAGCTGATGGCGATTATCGGCAACAGCGGCAGTGGCAAATCGACGCTATTGAATATGCTGGGAGGGTTAGATCGACCTTCGGCAGGTAATCTCCACGTAGATGGGAAGGATTTGTTGAAATTTAAGGAATCAGATCTGGTGAAGTATAAAAGGGAAACCGTTGGCTTCGTCTGGCAAAATAATGCACGTAACCTGATTCCCTATTTGACAGCTTTGGAAAATGTAGAGCTACCCATTCTGCTGCAGGGACGACGCAAGCGCCATCGGGCACTAGATTTACTGGAAGCTGTGGGTTTGACCCACCGAAGAAAAAATAAGCTAAATGAGCTTTCCGGTGGAGAACAGCAGCGTGTGGCTATAGCTATTGCGCTTGCTAATCAGCCAAGGCTCTTGCTCGCTGATGAGCCGACAGGGTCTGTCGATACGAAGATGGCGAATCAAATTCTCGATCTGTTCCGTGAGCTGAACCGCAGCTTCGGTTTAACGGTTGTAATCGTCACACACGATCCGCTTCTAGCTAAGAAAGTAGACCGTGTCGTTGCTATTCGGGACGGCAAAACCTCCTCGGAGATACTGCGGCGCAAATCCTACCAGGAAGAATTGCTGGAGCTGGAGCAAGGCATCGTTGCTGCTGATAATGACTCTCATGTCGAATACGCGGTCGTTGACAAGGCGGGCAGACTACAAATTCCTGCTAACTTCCTCGAATCGATTGGTGCTTCGAGTACGAATAAAGTTCGCGTTGCGATGGAAGATGGACGAATTGTTCTTCTTCCGCCAGAATAA